The Akkermansia muciniphila genome contains a region encoding:
- the rplT gene encoding 50S ribosomal protein L20, protein MPRATNGPASRKRRKRILLRAKGFRGFRSKLFRYAKDAVYKAWQYEYRDRKRRKGQFRRLWIARISAAVRDRGLTYSRFMEGLKAANVDLDRKVLADLAVSDEKAFDAIFAQAKKAIEAKDGAALRA, encoded by the coding sequence ATGCCACGTGCCACTAATGGACCGGCCTCTCGCAAGCGCCGTAAGCGCATCCTCTTGCGTGCCAAGGGTTTCCGCGGTTTCCGCAGCAAACTCTTCCGCTACGCCAAGGACGCCGTTTACAAGGCTTGGCAGTATGAATACCGTGACCGCAAGCGCCGGAAGGGACAATTCCGCCGTCTCTGGATCGCCCGTATCTCCGCTGCCGTCCGCGACCGCGGTCTGACCTATTCCCGCTTTATGGAAGGCCTGAAAGCCGCCAACGTCGATCTGGACCGCAAGGTTCTTGCCGACTTGGCCGTCTCTGACGAAAAGGCTTTTGACGCCATCTTCGCGCAAGCAAAGAAGGCCATTGAAGCCAAGGATGGTGCCGCTCTCCGCGCCTAA
- a CDS encoding NADH-quinone oxidoreductase subunit A: MNQEFFSVLVQVVAALGLAGIILLLSILMGKRSSVRKPADVPYECGMIPMGEGAPMFSVKFYMVAMLFVIFDLEVVFLYPWAVNFRDYVMMNPESFTAMCIFIGILLVAYLYALGKGALNWHHDPR, from the coding sequence ATGAATCAGGAATTCTTTTCAGTGCTTGTGCAGGTGGTGGCAGCCCTGGGGCTGGCCGGCATTATCTTGTTGCTCAGTATCTTGATGGGCAAGCGTTCTTCCGTGCGCAAACCTGCGGATGTTCCATATGAATGCGGGATGATTCCCATGGGGGAAGGCGCTCCGATGTTCTCCGTGAAATTCTACATGGTGGCCATGCTCTTCGTCATCTTTGACCTGGAAGTGGTATTCCTCTATCCCTGGGCCGTCAACTTCCGGGACTACGTGATGATGAATCCGGAATCCTTCACGGCCATGTGCATCTTTATCGGCATTCTGCTGGTGGCCTACCTGTACGCGCTGGGCAAGGGTGCCCTGAACTGGCACCACGATCCCCGCTGA
- the rseP gene encoding RIP metalloprotease RseP: MDNVLSVLTTIGIIFGVVMLFNFMIFIHELGHFFAARWRGLYVDRFQIWFGRPIWKKTINGVQWGLGWIPAGGFVSLPQMAPMEAIEGSVELPKDLKPVTPLDKIIVAAAGPIASFLLAVFFAVAVWMVGKPDVEMGVTTVGFVAPDSPAAQSGILPGDKIVKVDGRPVDKWAGNMEGVRELIMLGEHDQVVFTVQRPGHEGEMDISCGFRIPETSWWQRSGMRQVGLMQAMPCVVGEVLPNSPAAQAGLKPGDVVTAANGVRIWSPAALDVLLKKNEPLLLDVTARDGAARQVSIQGRLPENWHNGSDGSVLKGAQPILGVTWDLSSVGRDVTVHPTPWAQIKQSLKWMGDTLAKVVAPGSSVGVEHLSGPVGIANQFYKMFSLEEGWKLALWFAVVLNVNLAILNILPLPVVDGGHVVMNTIELVFRRPLNVKVLEFVQFGFVFVLMGFFLFVTFKDVGDFFGKKPDKLPAPVFKAVTD, encoded by the coding sequence ATGGATAACGTTCTTTCCGTTCTTACCACCATCGGCATTATTTTTGGCGTGGTGATGTTGTTTAACTTCATGATTTTCATTCATGAACTGGGGCATTTTTTCGCCGCCCGCTGGCGCGGCCTGTATGTGGACAGGTTCCAAATCTGGTTTGGGCGTCCCATCTGGAAAAAAACCATTAACGGCGTTCAGTGGGGACTGGGCTGGATCCCCGCCGGGGGCTTTGTCTCCCTGCCGCAGATGGCTCCTATGGAGGCCATTGAAGGGAGCGTGGAACTCCCCAAGGATTTGAAGCCCGTCACTCCTCTGGACAAGATCATTGTGGCCGCCGCCGGCCCCATCGCCTCTTTTCTGCTGGCCGTGTTTTTTGCCGTGGCCGTCTGGATGGTGGGCAAGCCGGATGTGGAAATGGGGGTGACGACGGTAGGCTTCGTTGCTCCGGACAGTCCTGCGGCGCAGTCCGGCATTCTGCCCGGTGACAAGATTGTGAAGGTGGACGGCCGCCCGGTGGACAAATGGGCGGGCAATATGGAAGGCGTGCGTGAACTGATCATGCTTGGCGAGCATGACCAGGTGGTCTTTACGGTGCAGAGGCCGGGCCATGAGGGGGAAATGGATATTTCCTGCGGCTTCCGGATTCCGGAAACCTCCTGGTGGCAGCGCTCCGGCATGCGCCAGGTGGGGCTGATGCAGGCCATGCCCTGCGTCGTGGGGGAAGTGCTTCCCAACTCTCCCGCGGCCCAGGCCGGGCTGAAGCCGGGCGATGTGGTGACGGCGGCCAACGGGGTGCGCATCTGGAGCCCCGCGGCGCTGGATGTCCTGCTGAAGAAGAATGAACCGCTCCTGCTGGATGTGACGGCCAGAGACGGCGCTGCAAGGCAGGTGAGCATCCAGGGAAGGCTTCCGGAAAACTGGCACAACGGCTCGGACGGTTCCGTGCTCAAGGGCGCACAGCCCATTCTGGGCGTGACCTGGGACCTGAGCTCCGTGGGGCGTGACGTAACCGTGCATCCCACTCCGTGGGCTCAGATCAAGCAGAGCTTGAAATGGATGGGGGATACCCTGGCGAAGGTGGTCGCCCCCGGCAGCAGCGTGGGCGTGGAGCACCTCTCCGGCCCCGTGGGAATTGCCAACCAGTTTTACAAGATGTTCTCCCTGGAGGAAGGCTGGAAGCTGGCCCTGTGGTTTGCCGTGGTGCTGAACGTGAACCTGGCTATCCTGAACATTCTGCCCCTTCCGGTGGTGGATGGCGGCCACGTGGTGATGAACACCATTGAGCTGGTCTTCAGGCGTCCCCTGAATGTGAAGGTGCTGGAATTCGTCCAGTTCGGCTTCGTCTTTGTGCTGATGGGCTTCTTCCTGTTTGTGACATTCAAGGACGTTGGGGACTTCTTCGGCAAAAAGCCGGATAAGCTGCCCGCCCCGGTGTTCAAGGCCGTGACGGATTAA
- a CDS encoding DUF2461 domain-containing protein, whose product MELQKTFIFLKDLEKNNSLEWMKSHREQYLEAKNEFALFIQDLIHRIAKFDPSVACLRAEDLTYRLNKDTRFSKNKTPYHTAFRAHISTAGKKPIPAGYYICISPSASFLGGGVFATQFPQATTLVRDYILQNAEEFQRIINTHEFAANFSIEGDKLKNVPRGYDKEHPLSEYMKHKSWDIEYHVSYQQLLENDISFIAQKFQLMKPFNDFLNEALKEFTLPRPQR is encoded by the coding sequence ATGGAACTGCAAAAAACATTCATTTTTCTAAAAGACTTGGAAAAAAATAATTCATTGGAATGGATGAAAAGCCATAGGGAACAGTATTTAGAAGCAAAAAATGAATTTGCTTTGTTCATTCAAGACTTAATTCATCGGATTGCAAAGTTTGACCCGTCTGTTGCCTGTTTACGCGCAGAAGATTTGACCTACCGGCTCAATAAGGACACCCGGTTTAGCAAGAATAAAACGCCTTATCACACAGCATTCAGAGCACACATATCTACTGCCGGAAAAAAGCCGATTCCCGCAGGCTATTATATTTGTATCAGCCCGTCAGCCTCTTTTTTAGGCGGCGGCGTGTTTGCAACACAGTTTCCACAGGCCACCACATTAGTACGTGATTATATTCTCCAAAATGCAGAAGAATTTCAACGCATTATAAATACGCATGAATTTGCTGCCAACTTTTCCATTGAGGGGGATAAGCTGAAAAATGTGCCGCGCGGATACGATAAGGAACACCCCTTATCCGAATATATGAAGCATAAGTCTTGGGATATTGAGTATCATGTGAGCTATCAGCAGCTTCTTGAAAATGATATTTCGTTTATTGCTCAAAAATTTCAACTGATGAAACCGTTTAACGACTTTCTTAACGAAGCATTGAAAGAATTTACTTTGCCGCGTCCCCAACGCTAA
- a CDS encoding trehalase family glycosidase, whose protein sequence is MISTNCCSLLAALVAGALMPGSFSMAAPHADTVATEWREEIPLPVYPNAELVDLYGKTWEIAAGRVRKGPEGLPASPYLDENCYETDIWIWDTCFMALFSKYAPKSFPGKESLDNFYYPMHRGASTPLRIHLRDNPPLFAWLEWENYQFSGDTDRVNDILLREQFLQSHFRWFNTAPKGEKVPYSSNPIHRGVVGREGFTWTGGASGMDNTPRGRDSGGYDKILWVDAISQQALSALCIGKLYSSLGKKEEALAWEKEYRALAGKINELYWDEEDGFYYDVDIASKKPCRVKTIASFWPLLAGVATPEQAARMVEHVKKAGEFGGDFPWPTLARSDRDFDAETGNYWRGAVWLPTAYMATKALERYGYTDLADELAEKVLMQQLKTYHEVEPHTIWECYSPSANRPSIEHGRRVRPDFCGWSALGPVSLFIENVLGFHEVSAARREVRWRLRPEKGRHGIRRLAFGPVTTDIVFDGKKSIAVRSTMPYTLYVNGNAHAVPAGESVISLPSSPELGRQGTGGFYPEK, encoded by the coding sequence ATGATCTCCACAAATTGCTGTAGCCTGCTTGCAGCCCTGGTGGCCGGGGCTCTCATGCCGGGTTCTTTTTCCATGGCTGCTCCTCATGCGGATACGGTCGCCACGGAATGGAGGGAGGAAATTCCCCTCCCCGTTTATCCCAATGCCGAATTGGTGGACTTGTACGGAAAAACGTGGGAGATTGCCGCAGGCCGGGTGAGGAAAGGGCCGGAAGGGCTGCCCGCCTCCCCCTATCTGGATGAAAACTGTTATGAAACGGATATCTGGATTTGGGATACCTGCTTCATGGCCCTGTTTTCCAAATATGCGCCCAAGTCCTTTCCCGGCAAGGAAAGCCTGGACAATTTCTATTACCCCATGCACCGGGGAGCGTCTACGCCGCTGCGCATCCACCTGAGGGACAATCCGCCCCTGTTCGCGTGGCTGGAATGGGAGAATTACCAGTTTTCCGGAGACACGGACCGGGTGAATGACATCCTTCTGCGGGAGCAGTTTCTCCAGAGCCACTTCCGCTGGTTCAACACGGCTCCCAAGGGGGAGAAGGTGCCCTACAGCAGCAATCCCATTCACCGGGGCGTGGTTGGCCGGGAGGGCTTCACATGGACAGGGGGAGCCAGCGGGATGGACAATACGCCGCGCGGGCGTGATTCCGGCGGCTATGACAAGATCCTGTGGGTGGACGCCATTTCCCAGCAGGCTCTGTCCGCCCTTTGCATCGGGAAACTGTATTCTTCCCTGGGGAAAAAGGAAGAAGCCCTGGCGTGGGAAAAGGAGTACCGGGCCCTGGCCGGAAAAATCAATGAACTGTACTGGGATGAGGAAGACGGTTTTTATTATGATGTGGATATTGCCTCCAAAAAGCCCTGCCGCGTGAAAACAATCGCCTCCTTCTGGCCGCTGCTGGCCGGGGTAGCTACGCCGGAGCAGGCCGCCCGCATGGTGGAGCATGTGAAAAAGGCCGGCGAATTCGGCGGAGATTTCCCCTGGCCCACGCTGGCAAGGAGCGACAGGGATTTTGACGCGGAAACCGGCAATTACTGGCGCGGGGCCGTCTGGCTGCCTACCGCCTATATGGCGACCAAGGCGCTGGAACGCTACGGCTATACGGACCTGGCGGATGAATTGGCGGAAAAGGTTCTCATGCAGCAGCTGAAAACCTATCATGAAGTTGAGCCCCATACCATCTGGGAGTGCTACAGCCCTTCCGCCAACCGTCCTTCCATTGAGCACGGTCGCCGCGTCAGGCCGGATTTCTGCGGGTGGTCCGCCCTGGGGCCCGTTTCCCTGTTTATTGAAAACGTGCTGGGCTTTCATGAAGTCAGCGCCGCGCGGCGGGAAGTCCGGTGGAGATTGCGCCCGGAGAAGGGGAGGCATGGAATCCGACGCCTGGCGTTCGGCCCCGTAACCACGGATATTGTCTTTGACGGTAAAAAGAGCATCGCCGTGCGGAGCACGATGCCCTATACCCTGTACGTCAACGGAAACGCCCATGCGGTCCCGGCAGGGGAAAGCGTCATCTCCCTTCCTTCTTCCCCGGAGCTGGGCAGGCAGGGAACAGGCGGATTTTATCCGGAAAAATGA
- the rpmI gene encoding 50S ribosomal protein L35, protein MTRKGGINKTRKAVAKRFKVTGTGKVLRRKQGKRHILQKKSSKRKRQLGKVALVDETQVWAVKQNLPFA, encoded by the coding sequence ATGACCCGCAAAGGTGGTATCAACAAAACCCGCAAGGCAGTCGCCAAGCGTTTCAAGGTTACCGGCACGGGCAAGGTACTGCGCCGTAAACAGGGTAAGCGCCACATCCTCCAGAAGAAATCCAGCAAGCGCAAGCGTCAGCTTGGCAAGGTGGCTCTGGTGGACGAAACGCAAGTCTGGGCAGTCAAGCAGAACCTGCCTTTCGCCTAA
- a CDS encoding excinuclease ABC subunit UvrB — MSSFELNSSFKPSGDQEQAIGKLLKSLEAGNKHQGLLGVTGSGKTFTMANLIARMNRPTLVISHNKTLAAQLHSELKSFFPNNAVDYYVSYFDYYQPEAYIASSDTYIEKDSAINDELDRLSLNAMNSLMTRRDVIVVASVSCIYGLSTPEDYRNLTLRIREGDIMDRDVFLRQLVERLFERQDFDFTRGTFRVRGEVVEVFPAYSEGEAIRVEFFGDEVERVSLIDSNSGRVRERLGSYTFFPAKQYVAAPEKRAAALKAIREELEDRVGWFERHGNLIEAQRLKLRTDYDLELIEELGFCKGIENYSRHLSGRLPGSSPSTLLDFFPKDSLTLIDESHVAVPQLGGMYEGDRSRKNILVEHGFRLPSALDNRPLKFHEFMERQNQIVYASATPGPFELVNCRADNRTYIPVRRAARSGEKAPEGFKGILFTSPKDIRVTPSPSTEPVEKFDPTKRSTPLIVEQIIRPTGLLEPKITIRPLKGQIDETIALCNERVAKNERVLVTTLTKKTAEDLTEYLKGVGLKVSYIHADVDAIERVEILRALRARKIDVLVGINLLREGLDLPEVSLVCILDADKEGFLRNETSLVQTAGRAARHLNGECVLFADVMTDSIKRLIELTDYRRSIQEKYNREHGIVPQTVSRSEQGQLKLYAEEDEESFRVAEDEAGYGLEERIARLEAEMKEAASHLEFERAALIRDEIRQMREGGKKGQGTS; from the coding sequence ATGTCGTCTTTTGAATTAAATTCCTCCTTCAAGCCCTCCGGGGACCAGGAGCAGGCCATCGGCAAGCTGCTCAAGTCTCTGGAGGCGGGCAACAAGCACCAGGGCCTGCTGGGGGTGACCGGGAGCGGCAAGACGTTCACGATGGCGAATCTGATCGCCCGGATGAACAGGCCCACGCTGGTGATTTCCCACAACAAGACGCTCGCCGCGCAGCTTCATTCGGAGCTGAAAAGCTTTTTCCCAAATAACGCGGTGGATTATTACGTTTCCTATTTCGACTATTACCAGCCGGAGGCGTACATCGCCAGCTCCGACACTTATATTGAAAAGGATTCCGCCATTAATGACGAGCTGGACCGCCTGAGCCTGAACGCCATGAATTCCCTGATGACGCGCCGGGACGTGATTGTGGTGGCGTCCGTCTCCTGCATTTACGGCCTGTCTACGCCGGAGGATTACCGGAACCTGACGCTGCGCATCCGTGAGGGGGACATCATGGACCGGGACGTGTTCCTGCGGCAACTGGTGGAGCGCCTGTTTGAACGGCAGGATTTTGATTTTACCCGCGGTACGTTCCGCGTGCGCGGGGAGGTGGTGGAGGTGTTTCCGGCCTACTCGGAAGGGGAGGCGATCCGCGTGGAGTTTTTCGGGGACGAGGTGGAGCGGGTTTCCCTGATTGATTCCAATTCCGGGCGCGTCCGGGAACGGCTGGGCAGCTACACCTTTTTCCCGGCCAAGCAGTACGTGGCCGCTCCGGAAAAGCGCGCCGCGGCGCTGAAAGCCATCCGGGAGGAGCTGGAAGACCGCGTAGGCTGGTTTGAAAGGCATGGAAACCTCATTGAGGCGCAGCGCCTGAAACTGCGTACGGATTACGATTTGGAGCTGATTGAGGAACTGGGCTTCTGCAAGGGGATTGAGAACTATTCCCGCCATCTTTCCGGGCGCCTGCCGGGCAGTTCCCCGTCCACCCTGCTGGACTTCTTCCCCAAGGATTCCCTGACCCTGATTGATGAAAGCCATGTGGCCGTGCCCCAGCTGGGCGGCATGTACGAAGGGGACCGCAGCCGGAAAAACATTCTGGTGGAGCACGGCTTCCGCCTGCCCAGCGCCCTGGACAACAGGCCGCTGAAATTCCATGAGTTCATGGAAAGGCAGAACCAGATCGTGTACGCCTCCGCCACGCCGGGGCCGTTTGAGCTGGTGAACTGCCGTGCGGACAACAGGACTTACATTCCCGTGCGCCGCGCCGCCAGGTCCGGGGAAAAGGCGCCGGAGGGGTTCAAGGGAATTCTCTTCACCTCCCCCAAGGACATCCGCGTCACCCCCAGCCCGTCCACGGAACCGGTGGAGAAGTTTGACCCCACCAAGCGTTCCACCCCCCTGATTGTGGAGCAGATTATCCGCCCCACCGGCCTGCTGGAACCGAAGATCACCATCCGCCCGCTGAAAGGGCAGATTGACGAGACGATCGCCCTGTGCAACGAGCGCGTTGCCAAAAATGAACGCGTGCTGGTCACGACGCTGACCAAGAAGACGGCGGAGGACCTGACGGAGTACCTGAAGGGGGTGGGGCTGAAAGTCTCCTACATCCATGCGGATGTAGACGCCATTGAGCGCGTGGAAATCCTGCGTGCCCTGCGCGCGCGGAAGATAGACGTTCTGGTGGGCATCAACCTCCTCAGGGAAGGGCTGGATTTGCCGGAAGTCTCCCTGGTGTGCATCCTGGATGCGGACAAGGAAGGGTTCCTGCGCAATGAAACGTCCCTGGTGCAGACGGCGGGCCGGGCCGCGCGCCATTTGAACGGGGAGTGCGTCCTGTTTGCGGATGTCATGACGGATTCCATTAAACGGCTGATTGAGCTGACGGACTACCGCCGGAGCATCCAGGAGAAGTACAACCGGGAGCACGGCATTGTTCCGCAGACCGTGAGCCGGTCCGAGCAGGGGCAGTTGAAGCTGTACGCGGAGGAGGATGAAGAGTCCTTCCGCGTGGCGGAAGACGAGGCCGGGTACGGGCTGGAAGAACGCATCGCCAGGCTGGAGGCGGAAATGAAGGAAGCGGCCTCCCATCTGGAGTTTGAACGCGCCGCCCTGATCCGGGATGAAATCAGGCAAATGCGTGAAGGCGGTAAAAAAGGACAGGGCACTTCTTGA
- a CDS encoding MFS transporter has product MNLPLPKTTQGVYRLSVSTFYFLQGLVFASWACRIPDIKNALGLNDADLGSVLFAVPVGQMSAMALSGYLVGRYGSRRILMAASVFYPAVLVYLGMAASFWELAAGLFFFGVAANLTNISVNTQGVGVERLYQCSIMARFHGLWSLAGFFGALLGALMVDWKVSTETHFIAIFLMCMVILAVFSRTLLPRDARRSSTQGGGMFRSMDAYVLVIGLIAFGSMVSEGTMFDWSGVYFESVVQPGPGLVQVGYVAFMSTMALGRFTADRMVMRFGPVRVLRASGILIAAGLLVSVLFPVLWSATLGFLLVGFGTSSIVPLCYSLAGKSKKMIPSVALASVSTIGFLGFLLGPPVIGHIAHASSLRWSFSLIALVGLGTAFVAPFLKKFRK; this is encoded by the coding sequence ATGAATCTGCCTCTTCCCAAAACGACGCAAGGCGTATACCGCCTGTCGGTCAGCACCTTTTATTTTCTACAGGGCCTGGTATTCGCCAGCTGGGCGTGCCGTATTCCGGACATCAAGAATGCGCTGGGGCTGAATGACGCCGACCTTGGCTCCGTGCTCTTTGCCGTTCCGGTGGGGCAAATGTCCGCCATGGCGCTGTCCGGCTACCTGGTGGGCCGCTACGGCAGCCGCAGGATACTGATGGCGGCTTCCGTCTTTTATCCCGCCGTGCTTGTCTATCTGGGCATGGCGGCCTCCTTCTGGGAACTGGCGGCGGGGCTGTTTTTCTTTGGGGTGGCCGCGAATTTAACCAACATATCCGTTAATACGCAGGGCGTGGGGGTGGAGCGGCTGTACCAGTGCAGCATCATGGCGCGGTTCCATGGCTTGTGGAGCCTGGCGGGATTCTTCGGCGCTCTGCTGGGAGCGCTGATGGTGGACTGGAAGGTATCCACGGAAACGCACTTCATCGCCATTTTCCTGATGTGCATGGTCATTCTGGCCGTATTTTCCCGTACTCTCCTGCCGCGGGACGCGCGGCGTTCCTCCACCCAGGGCGGCGGCATGTTCCGGAGCATGGACGCATATGTGCTGGTCATCGGCCTGATCGCCTTCGGGAGCATGGTGAGTGAGGGGACCATGTTTGACTGGAGCGGCGTATACTTTGAAAGCGTGGTGCAGCCCGGACCGGGACTGGTCCAGGTGGGGTACGTGGCCTTCATGAGCACCATGGCCCTGGGGCGCTTTACGGCGGACCGCATGGTGATGCGCTTCGGCCCCGTGCGGGTGCTCCGCGCCAGCGGCATTCTCATTGCAGCCGGGCTGCTGGTTTCCGTCCTGTTCCCCGTGCTGTGGTCCGCTACGCTGGGCTTCCTGCTGGTGGGGTTCGGTACCTCCTCCATCGTTCCCCTGTGCTACAGCCTGGCGGGAAAATCCAAAAAAATGATTCCCAGCGTGGCTCTGGCCTCCGTCTCCACCATCGGCTTTCTGGGCTTCCTGCTGGGGCCTCCGGTCATCGGCCACATTGCCCATGCTTCCTCACTGAGGTGGTCCTTCTCCCTGATTGCCCTGGTCGGGCTGGGAACGGCGTTCGTCGCCCCCTTCTTGAAAAAATTCAGGAAATGA
- a CDS encoding DUF6056 family protein: MKQSLAVRFLFRAVVLALLAYAMLLTWWTPLTGDSFMHSVFGADHRLAFQPVLERCWWSYMNWNPRLGEFLAIFTATAGKWLFLAVNPFVILSLALMMFYLARGRRVNPGDWRDALLFSVGALLLLTSSSRPGITMFWLSGGTNYAWSAAVWLGFLCLYRGLLAGTSRIPDRPLSWLWISLVAFAAGMTNENQVPASLGMLFLYWVYARWRGMILPRWFLFGWGFHALGGACLLLAPGNAARLHSETAGGAAVLHSWAERFSAVPELMNAFYEFMLLPRFLLVVAVAALALLTWRRGWSWWKGASGRRMCVSLLLMLVAHAMAVSFFVRVIPAWHAMFSATVLMMTGILGLYGVWLDTVRRRWIPACLLAAAGSLALWVCSGYLDAFPRIHRQCGERIIFIRHELEKGEKNIVVPPYEPVPLAPYVSVMWRMGRGDPDEFINRSVARYLGIESIRVAVSEH; this comes from the coding sequence ATGAAGCAGTCACTGGCGGTGCGTTTCCTGTTCCGGGCGGTGGTGCTGGCGCTCCTTGCGTACGCCATGCTGCTTACCTGGTGGACCCCCTTGACCGGGGACAGCTTCATGCATTCCGTCTTCGGGGCGGACCACCGCCTGGCCTTCCAGCCCGTGCTGGAACGGTGCTGGTGGTCGTACATGAACTGGAATCCCCGCCTGGGGGAATTCCTGGCTATCTTTACGGCCACGGCGGGAAAGTGGCTTTTTCTGGCCGTCAATCCCTTCGTGATTCTTTCCCTGGCGCTGATGATGTTTTATCTGGCGCGGGGAAGGAGGGTGAATCCCGGGGACTGGAGGGATGCGCTGCTGTTCTCCGTGGGGGCCCTTCTTCTGCTCACTTCTTCCTCCAGGCCCGGCATCACGATGTTCTGGCTGTCCGGAGGAACTAATTATGCCTGGTCCGCCGCCGTCTGGCTGGGGTTCCTGTGCCTGTACCGCGGCTTGCTGGCCGGAACGTCCCGGATTCCGGACAGGCCCCTGTCGTGGCTCTGGATAAGCCTCGTGGCTTTTGCCGCCGGAATGACTAATGAGAACCAGGTTCCCGCTTCCCTGGGCATGCTGTTCCTGTACTGGGTGTATGCGCGCTGGAGGGGGATGATTCTTCCCCGCTGGTTCCTGTTTGGCTGGGGTTTTCATGCCTTGGGCGGCGCCTGTCTTTTGCTGGCCCCCGGCAACGCGGCGCGTCTTCATTCGGAAACGGCGGGCGGCGCTGCTGTTCTTCATTCCTGGGCGGAACGTTTCAGCGCCGTCCCGGAGCTGATGAACGCCTTTTACGAATTCATGCTGCTGCCTAGATTTCTGCTGGTTGTGGCGGTGGCCGCCCTGGCTCTGCTGACGTGGAGGAGAGGGTGGAGCTGGTGGAAGGGAGCTTCCGGACGGCGCATGTGCGTTTCCCTGCTGTTGATGCTGGTGGCGCATGCCATGGCGGTCAGCTTTTTTGTGCGCGTCATTCCCGCCTGGCATGCCATGTTCTCCGCCACCGTACTGATGATGACGGGCATTCTGGGGCTGTACGGAGTGTGGCTGGATACCGTGCGGCGGCGCTGGATTCCGGCCTGCCTCCTGGCCGCTGCGGGGAGTCTGGCCTTGTGGGTATGCTCCGGGTATCTGGACGCCTTCCCGCGCATCCACCGCCAGTGCGGGGAACGGATAATCTTCATCCGCCATGAACTGGAAAAGGGCGAGAAGAACATTGTGGTTCCCCCTTATGAGCCCGTGCCGCTGGCTCCTTATGTCTCCGTCATGTGGCGCATGGGCAGGGGTGACCCTGATGAATTCATCAACCGTTCCGTTGCCCGCTATCTGGGGATTGAAAGTATCCGGGTAGCTGTTTCGGAGCATTGA
- a CDS encoding RNA polymerase sigma factor — translation MQENKEELNAHIQSAVSGDKQSIETLLTGVQDTIFNLSLRMLGTIPDAEDATQDILIRIMTNLSTFRFESKFSTWVYRLASNYLIDYKKSMLARHPLDFDYYSYDLKASYTENTDELIMGVTNEAMAQELKLSCTNVMLQCFDPQTRCIFILGAMFKIDSRLAGEILGITPENYRQKLSRARKKMAEFLSYHCGLTDTGFCSCKKRIGYAMQHNRINPRKLEYAHLEHCNENALLSCMEHMEALEEMADVFADLPNYRSPVSAKTILCKLLKSPRMKAIQDY, via the coding sequence ATGCAGGAAAACAAGGAAGAACTAAACGCTCATATTCAAAGTGCCGTTTCCGGTGACAAGCAATCCATTGAAACCTTGTTGACAGGTGTGCAGGATACCATTTTCAATTTGTCATTAAGAATGCTGGGAACAATACCCGACGCGGAGGACGCAACACAGGACATACTCATACGAATTATGACGAACCTCTCTACATTCAGATTCGAGAGTAAGTTTTCAACATGGGTATACCGTCTTGCGAGCAATTATCTGATTGACTATAAAAAATCAATGCTTGCCCGCCATCCGTTAGATTTTGATTACTATTCATACGACCTGAAAGCAAGCTATACGGAAAATACGGACGAGTTGATAATGGGTGTAACTAACGAAGCAATGGCGCAAGAGTTAAAATTATCCTGTACGAACGTAATGCTGCAATGTTTTGACCCACAAACGCGCTGCATATTCATTCTAGGAGCTATGTTCAAAATTGACAGCCGTCTTGCGGGAGAAATTCTTGGTATTACGCCGGAAAACTATCGGCAAAAATTATCACGCGCCCGAAAGAAAATGGCGGAATTTCTTTCTTATCACTGCGGATTGACTGATACCGGTTTTTGCTCCTGCAAGAAACGGATTGGTTATGCAATGCAGCACAACCGTATCAATCCCCGGAAATTGGAATATGCACACTTAGAGCATTGCAACGAAAATGCGCTGTTAAGCTGTATGGAACATATGGAAGCCCTTGAAGAAATGGCTGATGTATTCGCGGATTTACCGAACTACCGTTCTCCCGTATCAGCGAAAACGATTTTATGCAAGCTGTTGAAATCCCCGAGGATGAAAGCGATACAGGATTACTAA